The following coding sequences are from one Humulus lupulus chromosome X, drHumLupu1.1, whole genome shotgun sequence window:
- the LOC133803560 gene encoding NADH dehydrogenase [ubiquinone] 1 beta subcomplex subunit 2: MGGGHGQGTTYKGLTMYPPKRWHVVTGKGMCAMMWFWVLYRAKQDGPVVLGWRHPWEGHGDHGHDEH; the protein is encoded by the exons aTGGGAGGTGGCCATGGACAAGGCACGACCTACAAGGGCTTAACGATGTACCCACCTAAGCGGTGGCACGTAGTTACTGGCAAGGGCATGTGTGCTATGATGTG GTTTTGGGTTCTGTACAGAGCCAAGCAAGATGGCCCTGTAGTCTTG ggTTGGAGACATCCTTGGGAGGGCCATGGTGACCACGGGCATGATGAGCATTAG